From the genome of Uranotaenia lowii strain MFRU-FL chromosome 1, ASM2978415v1, whole genome shotgun sequence, one region includes:
- the LOC129746701 gene encoding mucin-21 yields MKLKSLDYSDIIESFTNRYENIIKKMRFQQRQQLERDQRKVEMISTSSKTAATAASTISSSSTAGSTTIRSSAAISSSSSSTTTATATSHIVHHQNGTGSATNASDSLSASLGAGKVRQMFDERRHRVAGIDKSYPLQPIQSQQQQQQPAASKLAASNGNGTVVAYGNGTSKAAVNANGGMGGGGGGGGKTRVPPISATTKARIAMQQRAENGNGETLRNVSFDDNENLLDDEKFPDTISFDDDISTTTATLAAGTNTGGTARKLSNSTKMNGSNHQPNVYSLKLKPVPGRTPMTPSLKGQANPHQKMPSSVTTARKPASSPSPTAAPHSSSPAGSAKSSASRNSSGANKSAPMAFSSIQRKPSTASSVRSAGSITPSMDDGPVPLGLARCTICGRNFAEERLSVHKEICMRTKTKKRKTYDATKHRVQGTDAEKYVIGGKKKVSSTTKKSSVSVGSVAAGSTNSKKPDWRRKHEEFIQAIRAAKEMQAHLAKGGKLSDLPPPPPSENPDYIQCPHCSRRFNQTAAERHIPKCATMLHNKPKPNQSTRTKRF; encoded by the exons ATGAAACTGAAATCACTCGATTATTCTGACATTATTGAAAGTTTTACCAATCGCtatgaaaatattatcaaaaag ATGCGCTTCCAGCAACGTCAGCAACTGGAGCGGGACCAGCGTAAGGTGGAAATGATTTCCACGTCGTCGAAAACGGCGGCCACCGCAGCATCCacgatcagcagcagcagcacagccGGAAGCACCACGATTCGTTCGTCGGCggccatcagcagcagcagtagcagcaccACCACAGCCACAGCAACAAGCCACATTGTCCACCACCAGAACGGAACAGGCTCGGCCACGAACGCCAGCGATTCCCTGTCGGCCAGCCTCGGTGCCGGAAAAGTGCGACAAATGTTCGACGAACGGCGTCACCGAGTGGCCGGGATCGACAAAAGCTACCCGCTGCAACCGATTCAAtcacaacagcaacaacaacaaccagcaGCATCGAAGTTGGCCGCCAGCAACGGAAATGGTACTGTTGTTGCCTATGGGAACGGAACATCGAAGGCGGCTGTGAATGCGAATGGTGGAATGGGCGGAGGCGGTGGCGGGGGTGGAAAAACGCGTGTGCCACCAATTTCGGCCACCACCAAGGCACGAATCGCAATGCAACAACGCGCCGAGAACGGAAATGGGGAG ACCCTCCGGAATGTCTCGTTCGACGACAACGAAAATCTACTGGATGACGAAAAATTTCcag ATACAATATCCTTCGATGACGACATCTCGACAACGACCGCGACCCTTGCTGCTGGAACAAACACCGGCGGGACAGCAAGGAAGCTCTCGAACTCCACAAAAATGAACGGTAGCAATCATCAACCGAACGTGTACAGCCTGAAGCTGAAACCTGTTCCGGGTCGAACGCCGATGACACCGTCGCTGAAGGGACAGGCCAATCCACACCAGAAGATGCCCTCCTCAGTGACGACAGCCCGGAAGCCCGCCAGCAGTCCATCCCCCACGGCTGCTCCTCATAGTAGCTCGCCAGCAGGTTCAGCTAAA TCCTCGGCATCAAGAAATTCATCCGGCGCCAACAAATCCGCACCAATGGCCTTCAGCAGTATCCAAAGGAAACCATCAACTGCCTCGTCAGTCCGTTCAGCCGGTTCCATAACGCCATCGATGGACGATGGTCCAGTTCCGCTAGGATTGGCCCGCTGTACCATTTGTGGAAGGAACTTTGCCGAGGAAAGGTTGTCGGTCCATAAAGAAATCTGCATGAGGACCAAAACCAAAAAGCGTAAGACCTATGACGCCACCAAGCATCGCGTCCAAGGAACTGATGCGGAAAAGTATGTCATCGGCGGAAAAAAGAAAGTTTCTTCGACGACTAAGAAATCCTCCGTTAGCGTTGGGTCCGTAGCCGCCGGGTCAACCAATTCCAAAAAACCCGACTGGCGAAGGAAACACGAAGAATTCATCCAAGCCATCCGGGCGGCCAAAGAAATGCAGGCCCATCTGGCCAAGGGTGGCAAGCTGTCGGACCTTCCACCGCCACCCCCGTCGGAGAATCCGGACTACATACAGTGCCCTCACTGCTCTCGGCGATTCAACCAAACGGCCGCCGAACGACACATTCCCAAATGCGCCACGATGTTACACAACAAACCGAAACCGAACCAGTCGACCAGAACAAAGCGCTTCTAG